The genomic region TAGCGCGCCTTGCCGCCCAGCGTGACTTGGAGTGCGCCCGCTCCTGCCGCCATCACCGGGCCTGCGTTCGGGCTGTACCACAGCCGCGCCTGTTGCCGCCAGCACGAGAATCCGCTCCTGACATGCCCGCAAAGCGCATAACTCAAGGCGGTGAGACGAGCGGGGATAAGGTTGAGCAGGTCATCCAGCCGAGCAGCGGCCCAGCCGAAATAAAGAAAACGCGGTGAGCGGTAGCCCCACATGGCATCCAGCGTATTGGCAAGGCGGAACAACAGCGCGCCGCTGCCGCCGAGCAGTACAAACCAGAAAATCGCGCCGAAAATTGCATCATTGCCATTCTCCAGCACCGACTCCACGCCGGCGGCGGCAATCCCGCGCTCGTCGAGTTCGGCAGTGTCGCGGCTCACAATCATGCCCACCGCTTGGCGTGCGGCAGGCAAATCTTGCTGAGCAAGGGCATGGTAGATGCGCAAGGCATGTTCCTTGAGGCTGCGGGCGCCGATAGCGAAATACAGCAGCACGACGTCGAGCAGCCAGCCATATGTCAGCTGAGTGAGCCAGAAGGCAAGCACCCATGCCGGCAACAACAATACAAGCCAGGCCAGCAGGCCCAGCAGGCGCGCCAAGCGTGGCGCATGTGGGCGGTTGAGGCGCTTTTCCAGTGCGGACGCCAGGTTACCGAAACCCACCAGTGGATGCCAGCGCCCGGGCTCGCCCAGCAGCCTGTCCAGCCATAGGGCGAAGATCAGCAGGGCTGGGGTTGCAAGGAAACTAATGGGATAATGGGCCAATGACATATGCCAACACATTGATGGTTCAGGGCACCACCTCGGACGCGGGCAAGAGCACGCTGGTGGCGGGTTTATGCCGGGTATTGTACCGCAGGGGCGTGCGCGTCGCGCCGTTCAAGCCGCAGAACATGGCGCTCAATTCCGCCGTGACCAGCGACGGCGGCGAAATCGGCCGGGCCCAGGCCGTGCAGGCGCAGGCTTGCGGCCTGTTGCCGCATACCGACATGAACCCGGTATTGCTCAAACCGAATACCGACACCGGCTGCCAGGTGATCATCCACGGTAAGGTGCTGGCCAATCT from Methylobacillus flagellatus KT harbors:
- the cbiB gene encoding adenosylcobinamide-phosphate synthase CbiB; the protein is MSLAHYPISFLATPALLIFALWLDRLLGEPGRWHPLVGFGNLASALEKRLNRPHAPRLARLLGLLAWLVLLLPAWVLAFWLTQLTYGWLLDVVLLYFAIGARSLKEHALRIYHALAQQDLPAARQAVGMIVSRDTAELDERGIAAAGVESVLENGNDAIFGAIFWFVLLGGSGALLFRLANTLDAMWGYRSPRFLYFGWAAARLDDLLNLIPARLTALSYALCGHVRSGFSCWRQQARLWYSPNAGPVMAAGAGALQVTLGGKARYHGQDKVRPTLGTGPAASAASLHAAVRMVDRSIVLWCLVIFIAYALIGAYYA